The following nucleotide sequence is from Candidatus Aminicenantes bacterium.
CGACTGATTCAATTTTTCCGGCAAATTCGCTCCCCAGTATGGTTGTCCTTGGTTTGTTGATGCCAAAAAATATTTTCGCGAAGATCCATAAGAGCAAAGGCATATTGAATTTGCGCGGGGAGATTTCCCTGAAATTTCGCGCCAGAAGGTCCCCGAAATTTACAGACGTCGCATATATCCGTATCAATAGTTCATTGTCCTTGGGAACGGGCTTTCCCACTTCCCTGAGCTGGAGGACTTCCGGCGGCCCGTATTTCGTGCATATGATTGCTTTCATTTTTATATCCTGCCAATTTTTAAGAGTTATCCTGCGGTTGAATATTGATGCCTTTAAATATAAACCAAAAACCGATCGTCAGTTCGAAGAGAATGCTCGGCGTCATGAAGATCATGCTGACCGGGCTGACCATGGTCAGCACCGCCGCGTTTCGGGGCACGAGAATATCCGCCGCCGAGTTCACGAAAATGAGAAAATATGAAAAAATCCCGAAGCCGGCCAATATTCCCGGGACGTATCCGGACTTGAACAACAGATAGAAAAACACGATAAATCCCAGGCCGAGGAACAGCATGGCAATGGCCGCCCCATTGCTGCGCAGCTTGAAAAATAGCCCGGCGATCTCCTGCAGCTGTTCCGGTTTGAATGACGTCAGAAATGCTTTTCCATTCAAGATCTGCAAAACAATAAAAGCGGCGAGCACATTAACAGTCCCGACCACGGCGTCCATCAGCTTCCAGCAG
It contains:
- a CDS encoding DUF4386 domain-containing protein, whose product is MSGLPGSGPTLETVKLHKTDKTGETKMTNYAVDSTRRNAAKIAGVMFLLIVIGWTLNWIFVESKFHGAGNIMATANNIMAHELLFRIGMANELIFSISGMVLALALYTMLKPVNRNLALLALCWKLMDAVVGTVNVLAAFIVLQILNGKAFLTSFKPEQLQEIAGLFFKLRSNGAAIAMLFLGLGFIVFFYLLFKSGYVPGILAGFGIFSYFLIFVNSAADILVPRNAAVLTMVSPVSMIFMTPSILFELTIGFWFIFKGINIQPQDNS